From one Triticum urartu cultivar G1812 chromosome 3, Tu2.1, whole genome shotgun sequence genomic stretch:
- the LOC125546180 gene encoding protein ALTERED PHOSPHATE STARVATION RESPONSE 1-like isoform X1, which produces MRNSATVPTVVYEDPYAEYAEGAASYGYGPAYTYGPYGEPVSEEARPRRAPPTPPPPEASPWDFLDIFTPTPYDQFPEDYPRGMPGEAADGNRNLPTSSPNYANYAELRRMEGIPELEDEAELGPAKPSTSAVVEDQSVKGKRPAPGPTTNAGPKGESSEAKPKSKGSSGANAEVDKPLSRNDSVPSNAGSSSNSKKGGRTDAVSLKGANFGDIAGGNSSDKKKKTDVPFGENGGDIVGGSSNGKKKGAATDEAVSIVGADGAGGSHGKSVQSAMTLNSESFSPLHNGERDVVEAMEEVKERFEEALHCGDEVSRMLEVGKVPHRTAPKVLRYFSSRVMEPMSLSVPSSSYCVPKRERCSRLPSASASSANGRENHNGSLCSTLEKLCVWEKKLYQEVKDEEKLRALYEKKYNRLKSLDEQGAEPDAIETARSSVRDLRSKITINIKTAKAFSSKIEKIRDEELYPQLVDLIQGLRRMWKAVLECHEKQLSAIRDSRLHLLKARTVSQSAAATLATLELERELTKWYRCFNKWTSSQRSYVEALNGWLRRWFPEVPDEQDAPDGAPPFSPGKLGARPIFVVSNDWFRAIDLVPKSDALKSIDYFYKLVHELRKRQEDEDRQKRKVDHASRDYNKRREALQRELGPGTGTDMVALPENSGDHTVDLHKMRRKLDNEMAKHDEVVRHVHFAASATLPVGFVPALEQIVGFFHGNLQVYARIRTNGAGARGPPTDDGSESEVRRRPHLG; this is translated from the exons ATGAGGAACTCCGCCACCGTGCCCACGGTGGTCTACGAGGACCCCTACGCCGAGTACGCCGAGGGCGCGGCCAGCTACGGCTACGGGCCCGCGTACACGTACGGCCCCTACGGCGAGCCGGTCTCGGAGGAGGCGAGGCCGCGCCGCGcgccgcccacgccgccgcccccggAGGCCTCGCCGTGGGACTTCTTAGACATCTTCACGCCCACGCCCTATGACCAGTTCCCGGAGGACTACCCGCGCGGCATGCCCGGCGAGGCCGCCGACGGGAATCGGAATCTGCCCACCAGCAGCCCCAATTACGCCAATTACGCCGAGCTGAGGAGGATGGAGGGGATCCCGGAGCTTGAGGACGAGGCTGAGCTGGGGCCAGCAAAACCATCAACTTCAGCCGTGGTTGAAGATCAGAGTGTGAAGGGGAAGAGACCAGCTCCTGGTCCTACCACCAATGCCGGGCCCAAGGGCGAGTCCTCTGAGGCGAAGCCAAAGAGCAAGGGATCATCTGGTGCCAATGCCGAGGTGGATAAGCCGCTGTCAAGGAACGATTCGGTGCCGAGCAATGCCGGCTCCAGCTCGAACAGCAAGAAAGGGGGCAGGACCGATGCAGTGAGCTTGAAGGGTGCCAACTTTGGTGACATTGCTGGCGGCAACTCCTCcgataagaagaagaagacggaTGTGCCATTTGGTGAGAATGGTGGCGACATTGTTGGCGGCAGCTCCAATGGGAAGAAGAAGGGTGCTGCGACTGATGAGGCCGTGTCGATTGTCGGTGCAGATGGCGCTGGGGGAAGCCACGGCAAGTCAGTGCAGTCGGCCATGACATTGAACAGCGAGTCCTTCTCGCCATTGCACAATGGGGAGAGAGATGTCGTGGAGGCGATGGAGGAGGTCAAGGAGCGATTCGAGGAGGCGCTGCATTGCGGCGATGAGGTCTCCAGGATGCTCGAGGTGGGGAAGGTGCCTCACCGGACGGCGCCTAAAGTTCTTAGAT ATTTCTCTTCCAGGGTGATGGAGCCTATGTCGCTTAGTGTGCCGTCCTCTTCTTACTGCGTTCCAAAGCGGGAAAGGTGCTCAAGGTTGCCGAGCGCTTCAGCTTCATCGGCCAATGGTAGAGAAAATCACAACGGAAGCCTCTGTTCAACCCTGGAGAAGCTCTGTGTATGGGAAAAGAAGCTATATCAGGAGGTTAAG GATGAAGAGAAGCTGAGGGCTCTGTATGAAAAGAAGTACAACAGGCTGAAGTCACTAGACGAACAAGGGGCAGAGCCGGATGCGATAGAGACAGCCAGATCGTCGGTGCGGGACTTGCGGTCGAAGATCACCATCAACATCAAAACAGCCAAGGCCTTCTCGTCGAAGATCGAGAAGATTCGGGACGAGGAACTGTACCCTCAACTTGTTGATCTTATTCAAGG ATTGCGAAGGATGTGGAAGGCAGTTCTGGAATGCCATGAGAAGCAGCTGTCGGCCATAAGGGACAGCAGGCTGCACCTGCTCAAGGCGAGGACCGTGAGCCAGTCCGCCGCCGCCACATTGGCCACGCTGGAGCTGGAGAGGGAGCTCACGAAATGGTACCGCTGCTTCAACAAGTGGACCAGCTCGCAGAGGTCTTATGTGGAGGCACTGAATGGATGGCTGAGGAGATGGTTCCCCGAGGTGCCGGACGAGCAAGACGCGCCAGACGGCGCCCCGCCTTTCTCCCCGGGCAAGCTCGGCGCGCGGCCGATATTCGTCGTGTCGAACGACTGGTTCCGGGCCATCGATCTGGTGCCCAAGAGCGACGCGCTGAAGTCGATCGACTACTTCTACAAGCTAGTCCACGAGCTCAGGAAGAGGCAGGAGGACGAGGACCGGCAGAAGAGGAAGGTCGACCACGCCTCCAGGGACTACAACAAAAGGCGGGAGGCCCTGCAGCGAGAGCTCGGCCCAGGCACCGGCACCGACATGGTCGCGCTCCCGGAGAACAGTGGTGATCACACCGTTGATCTGCACAAGATGAGGAGGAAACTGGACAACGAGATGGCCAAGCACGACGAGGTGGTGAGGCATGTCCATTTTGCGGCCTCGGCCACTCTGCCGGTCGGCTTCGTCCCCGCGCTGGAGCAGATCGTCGGCTTCTTCCATGGCAACCTGCAGGTCTACGCGCGCATCAGGACCAATGGCGCTGGAGCTCGCGGGCCGCCTACAGATGATGGATCTGAATCTGAGGTTCGTCGTCGGCCACATCTTGGCTGA
- the LOC125546180 gene encoding protein ALTERED PHOSPHATE STARVATION RESPONSE 1-like isoform X2, whose translation MRNSATVPTVVYEDPYAEYAEGAASYGYGPAYTYGPYGEPVSEEARPRRAPPTPPPPEASPWDFLDIFTPTPYDQFPEDYPRGMPGEAADGNRNLPTSSPNYANYAELRRMEGIPELEDEAELGPAKPSTSAVVEDQSVKGKRPAPGPTTNAGPKGESSEAKPKSKGSSGANAEVDKPLSRNDSVPSNAGSSSNSKKGGRTDAVSLKGANFGDIAGGNSSDKKKKTDVPFDGAGGSHGKSVQSAMTLNSESFSPLHNGERDVVEAMEEVKERFEEALHCGDEVSRMLEVGKVPHRTAPKVLRYFSSRVMEPMSLSVPSSSYCVPKRERCSRLPSASASSANGRENHNGSLCSTLEKLCVWEKKLYQEVKDEEKLRALYEKKYNRLKSLDEQGAEPDAIETARSSVRDLRSKITINIKTAKAFSSKIEKIRDEELYPQLVDLIQGLRRMWKAVLECHEKQLSAIRDSRLHLLKARTVSQSAAATLATLELERELTKWYRCFNKWTSSQRSYVEALNGWLRRWFPEVPDEQDAPDGAPPFSPGKLGARPIFVVSNDWFRAIDLVPKSDALKSIDYFYKLVHELRKRQEDEDRQKRKVDHASRDYNKRREALQRELGPGTGTDMVALPENSGDHTVDLHKMRRKLDNEMAKHDEVVRHVHFAASATLPVGFVPALEQIVGFFHGNLQVYARIRTNGAGARGPPTDDGSESEVRRRPHLG comes from the exons ATGAGGAACTCCGCCACCGTGCCCACGGTGGTCTACGAGGACCCCTACGCCGAGTACGCCGAGGGCGCGGCCAGCTACGGCTACGGGCCCGCGTACACGTACGGCCCCTACGGCGAGCCGGTCTCGGAGGAGGCGAGGCCGCGCCGCGcgccgcccacgccgccgcccccggAGGCCTCGCCGTGGGACTTCTTAGACATCTTCACGCCCACGCCCTATGACCAGTTCCCGGAGGACTACCCGCGCGGCATGCCCGGCGAGGCCGCCGACGGGAATCGGAATCTGCCCACCAGCAGCCCCAATTACGCCAATTACGCCGAGCTGAGGAGGATGGAGGGGATCCCGGAGCTTGAGGACGAGGCTGAGCTGGGGCCAGCAAAACCATCAACTTCAGCCGTGGTTGAAGATCAGAGTGTGAAGGGGAAGAGACCAGCTCCTGGTCCTACCACCAATGCCGGGCCCAAGGGCGAGTCCTCTGAGGCGAAGCCAAAGAGCAAGGGATCATCTGGTGCCAATGCCGAGGTGGATAAGCCGCTGTCAAGGAACGATTCGGTGCCGAGCAATGCCGGCTCCAGCTCGAACAGCAAGAAAGGGGGCAGGACCGATGCAGTGAGCTTGAAGGGTGCCAACTTTGGTGACATTGCTGGCGGCAACTCCTCcgataagaagaagaagacggaTGTGCCATTTG ATGGCGCTGGGGGAAGCCACGGCAAGTCAGTGCAGTCGGCCATGACATTGAACAGCGAGTCCTTCTCGCCATTGCACAATGGGGAGAGAGATGTCGTGGAGGCGATGGAGGAGGTCAAGGAGCGATTCGAGGAGGCGCTGCATTGCGGCGATGAGGTCTCCAGGATGCTCGAGGTGGGGAAGGTGCCTCACCGGACGGCGCCTAAAGTTCTTAGAT ATTTCTCTTCCAGGGTGATGGAGCCTATGTCGCTTAGTGTGCCGTCCTCTTCTTACTGCGTTCCAAAGCGGGAAAGGTGCTCAAGGTTGCCGAGCGCTTCAGCTTCATCGGCCAATGGTAGAGAAAATCACAACGGAAGCCTCTGTTCAACCCTGGAGAAGCTCTGTGTATGGGAAAAGAAGCTATATCAGGAGGTTAAG GATGAAGAGAAGCTGAGGGCTCTGTATGAAAAGAAGTACAACAGGCTGAAGTCACTAGACGAACAAGGGGCAGAGCCGGATGCGATAGAGACAGCCAGATCGTCGGTGCGGGACTTGCGGTCGAAGATCACCATCAACATCAAAACAGCCAAGGCCTTCTCGTCGAAGATCGAGAAGATTCGGGACGAGGAACTGTACCCTCAACTTGTTGATCTTATTCAAGG ATTGCGAAGGATGTGGAAGGCAGTTCTGGAATGCCATGAGAAGCAGCTGTCGGCCATAAGGGACAGCAGGCTGCACCTGCTCAAGGCGAGGACCGTGAGCCAGTCCGCCGCCGCCACATTGGCCACGCTGGAGCTGGAGAGGGAGCTCACGAAATGGTACCGCTGCTTCAACAAGTGGACCAGCTCGCAGAGGTCTTATGTGGAGGCACTGAATGGATGGCTGAGGAGATGGTTCCCCGAGGTGCCGGACGAGCAAGACGCGCCAGACGGCGCCCCGCCTTTCTCCCCGGGCAAGCTCGGCGCGCGGCCGATATTCGTCGTGTCGAACGACTGGTTCCGGGCCATCGATCTGGTGCCCAAGAGCGACGCGCTGAAGTCGATCGACTACTTCTACAAGCTAGTCCACGAGCTCAGGAAGAGGCAGGAGGACGAGGACCGGCAGAAGAGGAAGGTCGACCACGCCTCCAGGGACTACAACAAAAGGCGGGAGGCCCTGCAGCGAGAGCTCGGCCCAGGCACCGGCACCGACATGGTCGCGCTCCCGGAGAACAGTGGTGATCACACCGTTGATCTGCACAAGATGAGGAGGAAACTGGACAACGAGATGGCCAAGCACGACGAGGTGGTGAGGCATGTCCATTTTGCGGCCTCGGCCACTCTGCCGGTCGGCTTCGTCCCCGCGCTGGAGCAGATCGTCGGCTTCTTCCATGGCAACCTGCAGGTCTACGCGCGCATCAGGACCAATGGCGCTGGAGCTCGCGGGCCGCCTACAGATGATGGATCTGAATCTGAGGTTCGTCGTCGGCCACATCTTGGCTGA